The Acidobacteriota bacterium genome contains the following window.
CCCCGGAGGATATCTTCGGGGTGGTTGAGGGGATGTTGAAGGAGGTCTTCGCCCTCAAGGGGATAGAGGTGGAGACCCCCTTTCCCCGGCTTTCCTTTGCCGAGGCGATGGCGAAATACGGAACCGACAAGCCGGACATCCGCTTCGGGCTGACCTTTATCGACATAAGCGATGTCCTTCGTGATTCCGGTTTTCCTCCGTTTGAGAAGGTGCTTGAGGAGAAAGGGGCGATAAAGGGGATAAACTTGAAGGGGAAAGCGGCGTTCTATTCCCGTAAGGTGGTCGATGGGCTTACCGAGCTGGTGAAGGAAATGGGGGCATCCGGGCTGATCACGGTGAAGGTTGAGGCTGATGGAGTGAAATCACCCCTTACCAAGCATCTTACCGAGGGGAGGATGGAGAAGCTTATCTCCGCCCTCTCGATGGAGGAAGGAGATATCGCCTTTATCGTGGCGGGGGATGAGGAGGTGGTTGCCCGTTCCCTCGGTGGGCTGAGGCTTGAGCTCGGAAGAAGGGAGAAGCTCATCCCAAACGATCGCTATAGCTTCCTCTGGGTAGTGGATTTTCCCCTATTCGAGCTGACGGAAGAGGGAGAGCTTTCCTCGCGTCATCACCCGTTTACCTCTCCCAAAGAGGAGCATCTATCGTTGCTCGAAAAGGAACCCCTTTCTGTGCTTGCCGATTCCTACGACATCGTGCTTAATGGTGAGGAGATAGGTGGCGGTAGCATTAGGATCAACCGTCCTGATATCCAGCAGCGGGTGTTTGATGTTCTCGGGATATCGAGGAAGGAGGCGGAGGAGAAGTTCGGCTTTCTCCTGCGAGCTCTCTCCTATGGAGCGCCTCCCCATGGGGGGATCGCCTTAGGGCTCGATCGCATCGTGATGCTTCTTTCCTCCGAGGATTCCATAAGGAATGTGATCGCCTTCCCCAAGACCAGCTCCGGGCTCTGCCCCTTAACCGGAGCTCCCTCGGAAGTGAGGAGGGAACAGCTCGATGAGCTTTCGCTCGAGGTGAAGAAAAAGAAAGGGGATAAATAGATTTTTTGCTTGACGAGCCTTACTTTGTGCCGTATCATTGAATCGCTCCTGCCTGTATCTATTTGGGGTGGAAAGCCCGATTATGGGTTTGGGTGCAGGAGGGAGATGGGTTTTAATAATTTTAAAAGGTGAGGAGAGGAGGTGAGAAGGTGAGAAGGAGATATACCCTTATTTTTACTGTGGTATTGGTAGTGGCTATCTTCGGCTTCGTCGGTTGTTGCCGTAAGCCGCCGGTAGAGGTTTCTCAGGCAGAGAAAGCGTTAGAGAAGGCTAAGGGCGAGCAGGCTGAGGTCTATGTGCCCGAGGATTACGAGGCGGCAGAGAAGAAGGTGGTTCGTGCCGAGGCGATGGGCGAGGTGAAGAAGTGCAAGCAGGCGAAGCAGGAGGCTTTGGCAGCTATTAAGCTCGCCGATGATGTTGCCAAGAAGGCAGTGGAGGCGAGGAACAAGGCGAAGGCTGATGCGGAAGCGGCTGTTGCCAAGGCGAAGGAGGCGATCGCCAAGGCGGAGAAGGCTAAGGCTTGTGATCTCCTTCCCGCGGTGATGAAGCAGGCGAAGGCTCATCTGGCGATGGCGGAGAAGTACCTCGGCGATCCCGCAGCCTACAAGAAGGCGAAACATGTGGCTGATGTAGCGGCGATGATCGCGGAAAAGGCGACGATCGATGCTGAGGCGGTGGTGAAGTTGATCGAGGCGGAGAAGGCAAAGGCGGCGGAGAAGGCGAAGGCGGAAGCCAAGAAGGAGTTTGAGGAAGCGCTGAAGGCACATCCCCTCAACTGGGTGGTGAGGAAGGGTGAGTGCCTCTGGAAGATCTCCGAATATGAGCAGATCTATGGGGATCCCTTCCAGTGGCCCGTGATCTACAAGGCGAACAAATTCCAGATTAAGGATCCCGACCTCATTTATCCGGGGCAGAGCTTGGTCATTCCGCGGAATGTGCCTAAGGACCAGATTGAAGAGGCGATCCGCTTCGCCAAGCGGAGAAAGTGGCCCGTACCCGACTATCTGTTCGATGGTAAATAGCGTCATCTAATCTTTCAACTCTTACCTTTCTTTATGAAAGGTAAGAGTTGTTTTTTTATTGGTGAAAATGAAAACTATCGTTCTTCCAGAAGAGGGATTGAAGGAACTCTATGGAGTTAAAGATGAAAATCTGAAACTCCTTGAGGAGAGACTTGGGGTTAGCATCGCCGCTCGAGGAAACAATCTAATGATCGAGGGTGATGAGGAGAAGGTAGCTTTCGCCGAAAGGATAATAAACGAGTTTGTAAGGCTGGTAAAGGGAGGCTACTCGATAAAGAACGGCGATTTCAAAGTAGCGGTGAAGCTTCTTTCAGAGAACCCTTCCCTTTCTCTTGCCGAGTTTTTCCTGAGCACCCGGATCCATCCTTCAACGAAGAAAGAGGTTTCCCCGAAGAGCGTAAACCAGAAACGATATATTGAGGCGATAAAGCGATATGATATCGTCTTCGGGATAGGTCCGGCGGGGACTGGCAAAACCTATTTGGCGATGGCGATGGCTCTTTCCGCCCTTGAGAGCAAGCTGGTCTCCCGGATAATTCTCACCAGGCCCGCCCTTGAGGCAGGGGAGAAGCTCGGCTTCCTTCCCGGCGATCTTCTGGAGAAGGTGAACCCCTATCTCCGTCCTCTCTACGACGCCCTCTACGACCTCACCCACATCGATAAGGCACATCGTCTCCTCGAGCGGGGTTATATTGAGATAGCCCCGATCGCTTTTATGCGGGGGAGGACCCTGAGCGATTCCTTTGTTATTTTAGACGAGGCGCAGAACACCACCGTGGAGCAGATGAAGATGTTCCTCACCCGAATCGGGCTGAACTCCAAGGTGGTGGTTACCGGCGATATCACCCAGATCGATCTCCCTCAGGGAACCCTTTCTGGCTTGAAGGAGGCGATTAAAATCCTTTCTGGGATCAAGGGTATCTCCTTTATCTTTTTCGAAAAGAGCGATGTCGTCCGTCATCCTCTGGTTCAGGAGATAATTGATGCCTTCGAACGCCACGAGAAAGCGATGGATGAGAAGAAGGATAAGAGGCAATGATGAGATGGTGGATAGGGAAGGTCCCTAAAGGGGAGGGGGGCGAAAAGGAGAAGAAGCCCTTCTATTTCTTCATCTTCCGAAGTAAAACCGCCTACATCATCTTCTTCCTCGTTGCCATCACCCTCCTCCTTATGCCGCGGAGAGAGATGAAGGTTCGGGAGTATCGATTGAATGAGATCGCCCCGAGGGATATAAAAGCCCCACGCGATATCGTGGTTCTCGATGAGCAGGCGACCGAGAAACGAAGGAAAGAGGCGGCGGAAGCGGTACTTCCGGTATTCGACTACGATGCTGGCCTTTCGGGAGAGGTAGAAGGAAAGATCAGGCTTCTGTTTAAGCTGGGAAGGGAGAAGCTTGTTGGGAAAAGGCTCACCAGCTCAGGGTTAGCGGAGTTTAAGAAAGAGATCCCCTTTTCCATAGATGATCCTTACCTTCGTTTCTTTCTTAGGAAGCGGTTTAACCCGAAGCTTGAGGAGGAATTGGTAGTATTACTCCGGGGAGTTTTCTCCCGTGATATTGTGGGGAGTCGTTCCCTTTTGGAGCCGTTTCGGGAACGGGGTATCGTCCGTCGCGACCTTATCTCAGGTAAAGAGGTTGAAGTGCGCGATTTCTCCAGGATCTACGATCTTGTTCAGGCTGAGGAGAGCTTGAGGCTTGGTCTTTCCCGGCTCCCTGGTTTAACCAAATCGGAGGAGGATCTCCTTGTCGGATTTCTTAAACAGTTTCTTACCCCAAATCTTTCTTTTAATCGGAAGGAGACCGAGGACAGGAAGGAGATAGCGAGGAGGAAGGTGGAGCCGGTTTACTATCGGGTGAAGAAGGGGGAGATGATCGTTCGCGAAGGGGATAGAATAGATGAAATCGCCCTCATCAAGCTTAGGGGGGTGATGAGGGCAGTGGGGACCGATTTCTACTTCGCTCGTCTCCTTGGTATAGCTATTGTGGTTATCCTTCTCTTTTTCGCCATCATCCGTTATCTGGAGGAGGGAGAGAGGAGGAAGAGAGGGAGGAGCAACCTCATTCTCCTCTTGGGAACGGTGCTTCTCATCACCATCCTCTTGGTGCGCGCTTCTATGTTTATTTCCGAATCGGTCGCTGGTTCCTTTACCCGTTCTCCCTTAAACAGTGTTGAAGCTTACTATTACGCCGTTCCCTACGCCTCGGGTTCGATGCTGGTGGTGCTCCTCCTCGGGGTGGCTCCGGGCATCGTCTTCGCTATGGTCCTTTCCGCCTTCGTTGGTATTATATCCCAGGGTAATTTCTTCCTCGCCCTTTACGCTTTAGTGGGGGGTCTTTCCACCATCTACGGGATAAGCCGTTATCGGGAACGTTCCGGGGTAATAAAAGCGGGGCTGGTGGTGAGTTTGGTGAATGTGATCGCCCTTTCTGCCATAATCCTCATCAACGCTCGGTATCAAACGATTGGGTTTAATCTCTATCAGTTCGGTATGGCTTTTGCCGGTGGGTTGCTTGCGGCGACCGCCGTCTCAGCGATGTTGCCCATCTTCGAGTGGGCGTTCGGCATTACCACCGACATCAAACTCCTCGAGCTCTCCAATTTGGACAACCCGTTGTTGAGGGAGCTTGCCCTTAAGGCTCCGGGCACCTATCATCACAGCATAATCGTAGCCCATCTCTCTGAGGCGGCGGTGAAGGAGGTGGGGGGGAATCCCCTGCTCGCTATGGTAGCCTCCCTCTATCATGATATTGGTAAGTTGAAGATGCCGGAGTACTTTGTAGAGAATCAGGCTGGCTCCTACAATCGCCATGAGAAGCTTCCTCCCACTATGAGCGCCCTCATCCTTAAGAACCATGTCAAGGAAGGGGTGGAGATGGCGAGGGAGGCGGGCCTTCCTTTAGAGATAATAGACCTCATCGAGGAGCACCATGGGACGAAGCTCATCACCTATTTTTATGAGAAAGCGAAGAAACTGGCTGGTCCGGAGCACAGTGAGATCCGGGAGGAGGATTTTCGCTATCCCGGTCCCAAACCGAGAAGCAAGGAGGCGGGGATAATAATGCTCGCCGATGCTGT
Protein-coding sequences here:
- the aspS gene encoding aspartate--tRNA ligase, giving the protein MVRTDYCGALRKKDVGRRVVLAGWVHRRRDLGSLVFIDIRDREGIAQLVMNEELFPEAHKVAKTLRPEDVILVEGEVVLREKAKVNPKLPTGEIEVVVSAITVLNRSDTLPFEIEEADKVAEELRLRYRYLDLRRNRLKENLLLRHKVTLTVRNYLSSLGFVEIETPFLTKSTPEGARDFLVPSRLSSGRFYALPQSPQLFKQILMIAGFDRYFQIVRCFRDEDLRANRQPEFTQIDIEMSFITPEDIFGVVEGMLKEVFALKGIEVETPFPRLSFAEAMAKYGTDKPDIRFGLTFIDISDVLRDSGFPPFEKVLEEKGAIKGINLKGKAAFYSRKVVDGLTELVKEMGASGLITVKVEADGVKSPLTKHLTEGRMEKLISALSMEEGDIAFIVAGDEEVVARSLGGLRLELGRREKLIPNDRYSFLWVVDFPLFELTEEGELSSRHHPFTSPKEEHLSLLEKEPLSVLADSYDIVLNGEEIGGGSIRINRPDIQQRVFDVLGISRKEAEEKFGFLLRALSYGAPPHGGIALGLDRIVMLLSSEDSIRNVIAFPKTSSGLCPLTGAPSEVRREQLDELSLEVKKKKGDK
- a CDS encoding LysM peptidoglycan-binding domain-containing protein codes for the protein MIAEKATIDAEAVVKLIEAEKAKAAEKAKAEAKKEFEEALKAHPLNWVVRKGECLWKISEYEQIYGDPFQWPVIYKANKFQIKDPDLIYPGQSLVIPRNVPKDQIEEAIRFAKRRKWPVPDYLFDGK
- a CDS encoding PhoH family protein; this encodes MKTIVLPEEGLKELYGVKDENLKLLEERLGVSIAARGNNLMIEGDEEKVAFAERIINEFVRLVKGGYSIKNGDFKVAVKLLSENPSLSLAEFFLSTRIHPSTKKEVSPKSVNQKRYIEAIKRYDIVFGIGPAGTGKTYLAMAMALSALESKLVSRIILTRPALEAGEKLGFLPGDLLEKVNPYLRPLYDALYDLTHIDKAHRLLERGYIEIAPIAFMRGRTLSDSFVILDEAQNTTVEQMKMFLTRIGLNSKVVVTGDITQIDLPQGTLSGLKEAIKILSGIKGISFIFFEKSDVVRHPLVQEIIDAFERHEKAMDEKKDKRQ
- a CDS encoding HDIG domain-containing protein gives rise to the protein MMRWWIGKVPKGEGGEKEKKPFYFFIFRSKTAYIIFFLVAITLLLMPRREMKVREYRLNEIAPRDIKAPRDIVVLDEQATEKRRKEAAEAVLPVFDYDAGLSGEVEGKIRLLFKLGREKLVGKRLTSSGLAEFKKEIPFSIDDPYLRFFLRKRFNPKLEEELVVLLRGVFSRDIVGSRSLLEPFRERGIVRRDLISGKEVEVRDFSRIYDLVQAEESLRLGLSRLPGLTKSEEDLLVGFLKQFLTPNLSFNRKETEDRKEIARRKVEPVYYRVKKGEMIVREGDRIDEIALIKLRGVMRAVGTDFYFARLLGIAIVVILLFFAIIRYLEEGERRKRGRSNLILLLGTVLLITILLVRASMFISESVAGSFTRSPLNSVEAYYYAVPYASGSMLVVLLLGVAPGIVFAMVLSAFVGIISQGNFFLALYALVGGLSTIYGISRYRERSGVIKAGLVVSLVNVIALSAIILINARYQTIGFNLYQFGMAFAGGLLAATAVSAMLPIFEWAFGITTDIKLLELSNLDNPLLRELALKAPGTYHHSIIVAHLSEAAVKEVGGNPLLAMVASLYHDIGKLKMPEYFVENQAGSYNRHEKLPPTMSALILKNHVKEGVEMAREAGLPLEIIDLIEEHHGTKLITYFYEKAKKLAGPEHSEIREEDFRYPGPKPRSKEAGIIMLADAVEAASRTLEEPTGARIKGLIKKIVTDTLLDGQLNECPLTFVDLERASQVFGRLLVGIYHERVDYPGYEFEEKVKRNGDNGKKRPFGLSTQPEEDRASNR